From Candidatus Spechtbacteria bacterium, the proteins below share one genomic window:
- a CDS encoding MBL fold metallo-hydrolase, with translation MVINWYGQACFRLQSGKVTIFVDPFDKSIGLQPPRGEADIVMVTHDHPDHNNVSTIGGKYFLVDGPGEYEVKGVKIFGINSFHDDKQGAEKGLNTMYSFEVEDLRIAHLGDLGQKKLTDEQIEQLGEVDILMIPVGGVNTIDGEMAAGIVHQVEPKLVTPMHYKIAGSKSLINDASQFLKDLGHEGEAVDKLTIKKKDLSEDKMQIVEMKI, from the coding sequence ATGGTAATCAACTGGTACGGTCAAGCGTGTTTTCGTTTGCAAAGCGGCAAAGTCACTATTTTTGTCGATCCTTTTGATAAATCCATAGGTTTGCAGCCGCCTAGGGGTGAGGCCGATATTGTCATGGTTACTCATGATCATCCAGACCATAACAATGTATCTACAATCGGCGGCAAATATTTTCTGGTGGATGGTCCGGGCGAATACGAAGTGAAAGGTGTAAAGATTTTTGGGATCAATTCTTTCCACGATGATAAGCAGGGCGCGGAAAAAGGATTAAATACAATGTATAGTTTTGAAGTGGAAGATCTGCGCATAGCGCATCTCGGTGACTTGGGGCAAAAAAAGTTGACAGACGAACAGATAGAACAACTTGGCGAGGTTGATATTTTAATGATTCCAGTTGGCGGTGTGAATACCATTGATGGTGAGATGGCGGCGGGAATCGTGCACCAAGTGGAGCCAAAGTTGGTTACTCCCATGCACTACAAAATTGCCGGCTCTAAATCGCTTATCAATGATGCCTCGCAGTTTTTGAAGGATCTAGGACATGAAGGTGAGGCTGTAGATAAATTAACAATCAAGAAAAAAGATTTATCGGAGGATAAAATGCAGATTGTGGAGATGAAGATATAA
- a CDS encoding S1 RNA-binding domain-containing protein, which yields MNTAVQTQQKNVVKEALRQDKSLFQLPKEGDLVEGNIIGRESGALYIDLGAHGTGVIFGKEYYQAQDLLKKVKVGEKISAKIVLLENEDGYRELSLKEAGEEMSWNVLKQKQQTGELIDVRITDANRGGLMTEVEGMVGFLPVSQLTPAHYPRVEGGDKEKILEELKKFIGQIFHVRVLDSIAKENKLIVSEKAAENDAIQVSLAKYKVGDVVEGTITGVVDFGAFIKFDPLIEGLIHISELDWQLIENPRDVVSVGDKVQAKIVDISAEGRVSLSLKALKQDPWTGMESRFKKGDNVSGEIKRVHSYGALVRLDENIQGLLHVSEFGDEEAMRKAIHEGETRDFEVLSIDSKEHRIALKLKA from the coding sequence ATGAATACAGCAGTACAAACTCAACAAAAAAATGTAGTAAAGGAGGCCTTGCGGCAAGACAAGTCGCTTTTTCAATTGCCTAAAGAAGGCGACTTGGTTGAAGGCAATATTATCGGCCGCGAGTCTGGCGCTTTATATATTGACCTCGGGGCTCATGGCACGGGCGTCATATTTGGTAAAGAGTATTATCAAGCTCAAGACCTTCTAAAGAAAGTAAAAGTGGGAGAAAAGATATCAGCTAAAATTGTTTTGCTGGAAAACGAGGATGGCTATCGCGAGCTCTCTCTAAAGGAAGCTGGCGAGGAGATGTCGTGGAATGTATTGAAGCAAAAACAGCAAACCGGCGAGCTTATTGACGTCAGAATCACTGATGCCAACCGCGGCGGTCTTATGACAGAAGTAGAGGGCATGGTTGGCTTTTTGCCAGTTTCCCAGCTCACCCCGGCTCACTACCCAAGAGTAGAGGGCGGCGACAAGGAGAAAATCCTTGAAGAGCTCAAAAAATTCATTGGTCAGATCTTCCACGTGCGCGTACTAGATTCAATCGCCAAGGAAAACAAGCTTATCGTGTCGGAAAAGGCAGCGGAAAACGACGCGATTCAAGTGTCCCTCGCCAAATACAAGGTTGGCGACGTGGTGGAAGGCACAATCACGGGCGTGGTTGATTTCGGCGCATTTATTAAATTCGATCCATTAATAGAAGGTCTTATTCACATTTCCGAGCTGGACTGGCAATTAATTGAAAATCCTCGAGACGTGGTGTCAGTCGGAGATAAAGTACAGGCAAAAATCGTTGATATTTCAGCCGAAGGCCGCGTATCTCTATCCCTTAAAGCCCTTAAGCAAGACCCGTGGACAGGTATGGAAAGCCGCTTTAAGAAGGGTGACAATGTCAGCGGAGAGATTAAGCGAGTTCATAGCTACGGCGCGCTCGTACGCCTAGATGAAAATATCCAAGGACTCCTGCATGTATCTGAATTCGGCGACGAAGAAGCCATGCGCAAGGCAATTCACGAGGGAGAAACGCGTGACTTTGAAGTGCTATCCATAGATTCCAAAGAGCATCGCATAGCGCTGAAGCTAAAAGCCTAA
- a CDS encoding ATP-dependent metallopeptidase FtsH/Yme1/Tma family protein encodes MSSLLKNIILVIIVFLFITGIFTLWYSPLQKTKDITLSNLVTEINEGKVQSITVNGNELSITLKDSTKEKSQKETDASLTQSLINYGVSSDNLRGVDIQYQNESGWAYWLGILIPFVLPFFIVGFFLWYMMRQAQRGSNQAMMFGKTSARMFGPQGKKQNVTFKDVADMTEAKDELKEVVEFLRLPQKFLKMGARIPRGVLLVGPPGTGKTLLARAISGEAGVPFFATSGSEFVEMFVGVGASRVRDLFQSAQKAAPAIVFIDEIDAVGRLRGAGMGGGNDEREQTLNQILSEMDGFERDTNVIVIAATNRADVLDPALLRPGRFDRHVFVSNPDLAARQQILIIHGKEKPLAKDVDLNIVAQRTPGFSGADLANLMNEAAILAAQKNQKTILQIDILNSIEKVMLGPEKKSQVYSKLEKEIAAYHEAGHALVSASLPEADPVHKISIIPRGPAGGYTLKLPIEDRHFYGRKHFVAELAVMLGGYSAEIFHFNEITTGASDDLKKASELARSMVTKYGMSKKFGPQVFQEKDETIFLGREFAAQNNVSQDIAMKIDEEVATFIRAALKTAQNIIKKRSATLDKIAQTLITQETIEKQEFAELVAGA; translated from the coding sequence ATGTCTTCTCTCTTAAAAAATATCATCCTGGTCATCATCGTCTTTCTGTTTATTACAGGAATTTTTACGCTTTGGTACTCACCTCTTCAGAAAACAAAAGATATCACGCTTAGCAATCTCGTCACTGAAATAAATGAAGGCAAGGTGCAGTCAATCACTGTTAATGGCAATGAACTTTCAATTACGCTAAAGGACAGTACCAAAGAAAAATCACAGAAAGAAACCGATGCGTCACTCACCCAGTCGTTAATCAATTATGGCGTATCAAGCGACAATCTGCGCGGCGTAGACATCCAATATCAAAATGAATCCGGCTGGGCTTATTGGCTCGGTATTCTCATTCCATTCGTCCTTCCATTCTTTATCGTCGGATTCTTCTTATGGTACATGATGCGCCAGGCACAGCGCGGCTCTAACCAAGCCATGATGTTTGGGAAAACCAGCGCCCGCATGTTCGGCCCGCAAGGCAAAAAACAAAACGTTACTTTCAAAGATGTCGCCGACATGACAGAAGCCAAAGACGAGCTTAAAGAAGTTGTGGAATTCCTGCGCTTGCCACAGAAATTCTTGAAAATGGGCGCGCGCATTCCGAGGGGCGTGTTGCTTGTTGGCCCTCCGGGAACAGGCAAAACCTTGCTTGCCCGCGCAATCTCTGGCGAGGCTGGCGTTCCCTTCTTTGCTACATCAGGTTCTGAATTCGTAGAAATGTTTGTCGGCGTTGGCGCTTCGCGCGTGCGCGATCTTTTCCAAAGCGCGCAAAAAGCAGCGCCGGCGATTGTGTTCATTGATGAGATTGACGCGGTTGGCCGCTTGCGCGGAGCCGGCATGGGCGGCGGAAACGATGAACGAGAGCAAACTCTAAACCAGATACTTTCTGAAATGGACGGTTTTGAGCGCGACACTAATGTTATTGTTATTGCCGCGACAAACCGCGCTGACGTGCTTGACCCGGCGCTGCTGCGCCCAGGCCGCTTTGACCGCCATGTATTCGTGAGTAATCCCGACCTCGCCGCGCGCCAACAGATTCTTATAATTCACGGCAAAGAAAAACCGCTTGCCAAAGATGTGGATTTAAACATTGTCGCCCAGCGCACGCCAGGATTTTCCGGAGCCGATCTTGCAAACTTGATGAATGAAGCGGCAATACTTGCGGCGCAAAAAAATCAAAAAACAATTTTACAAATAGATATTCTAAATTCCATAGAAAAAGTTATGCTTGGCCCGGAAAAGAAAAGCCAAGTTTACTCAAAGCTAGAAAAAGAAATTGCCGCGTACCATGAAGCCGGCCACGCGCTTGTTTCAGCTTCGCTTCCCGAAGCAGACCCGGTGCATAAAATTTCTATTATCCCGCGCGGCCCTGCCGGCGGATACACGCTTAAACTTCCCATTGAAGACAGACATTTCTACGGCAGAAAACATTTTGTAGCGGAATTAGCGGTAATGCTCGGCGGCTATTCAGCGGAAATATTTCACTTCAACGAAATTACTACAGGCGCCTCCGATGACCTTAAAAAAGCTTCAGAGCTTGCGCGAAGCATGGTTACCAAATACGGCATGAGTAAAAAGTTCGGCCCGCAAGTATTCCAAGAAAAAGACGAAACTATATTCCTCGGAAGAGAATTTGCCGCGCAAAACAACGTGTCACAGGACATTGCGATGAAGATTGACGAGGAAGTCGCCACGTTTATCAGAGCGGCCTTAAAGACAGCACAAAATATTATTAAGAAACGAAGCGCGACGCTTGATAAAATAGCACAAACACTTATCACCCAAGAGACGATTGAGAAACAGGAGTTTGCGGAGTTGGTGGCGGGAGCGTAG
- a CDS encoding RluA family pseudouridine synthase, with protein sequence MNPLQILYQDKDIIVVNKPAGLAVHKKSPSDPQETLVDILLKQFPEIADVGVDSLHAGYRIPRMSVRPGIVHRLDKYTSGVMVVAHNQETFEWLTKQFKDRLIEKQYFALVVGNPKQDRGTIELPIGSLGVKKTTRHMRGGKARKWREARTDWQVSKRYEGFTLLSVTPKTGRTHQIRVHLSSIGLPIACDFFYGGKNILCPAGLSRFFLHASRLRFSLPGNRKMEFSADIPPELQEAIEKIS encoded by the coding sequence ATGAATCCCCTACAAATACTTTATCAAGATAAAGATATTATCGTCGTCAATAAACCTGCTGGTCTTGCGGTGCATAAAAAATCGCCGAGCGACCCCCAAGAAACGCTCGTTGATATTTTGCTAAAACAATTTCCCGAAATTGCCGATGTTGGCGTTGATTCTCTTCATGCGGGGTATCGGATACCCCGCATGTCGGTACGCCCTGGAATTGTGCATCGCTTAGACAAATACACTTCCGGCGTAATGGTAGTAGCACACAACCAAGAAACATTTGAATGGCTAACCAAGCAATTCAAGGACCGCCTGATTGAAAAGCAATACTTTGCGCTTGTAGTAGGCAACCCTAAACAGGACCGCGGCACTATTGAGCTTCCTATCGGCTCTCTGGGTGTTAAAAAAACCACCAGGCACATGCGAGGCGGCAAGGCGCGAAAATGGCGCGAAGCTCGCACCGACTGGCAGGTATCTAAGCGCTATGAAGGATTTACTCTGCTCTCAGTAACTCCTAAGACCGGCCGCACTCATCAAATCCGCGTCCATCTATCATCCATAGGGCTACCAATTGCCTGCGACTTTTTTTACGGAGGCAAAAATATCCTATGCCCTGCCGGTCTTTCCCGCTTCTTCCTACACGCCTCCCGCCTGCGCTTTTCCCTGCCCGGAAACCGCAAAATGGAATTTTCAGCCGACATACCGCCAGAACTGCAAGAAGCCATTGAAAAAATCTCTTAA
- the rplS gene encoding 50S ribosomal protein L19 produces the protein MNKVQEYLKPYMRAQVPPMRSGDVVRVHERIVEGGKERIQVFEGLIIARKHGNGITGTFTVRKIARGNIGVERTFPIHSPRIEKIEIVRHETVRRSKLYYVRDLIGKKVKRRKATPIEQMFAMEATKEEVAEPEEVAAEVEENVEIPEVKAQEKAGDASTNIE, from the coding sequence ATGAACAAAGTACAAGAATATCTAAAACCATACATGCGCGCCCAGGTTCCGCCAATGCGATCTGGTGATGTTGTGCGTGTGCACGAGCGTATCGTAGAAGGAGGTAAAGAGCGTATCCAGGTATTTGAAGGACTAATTATCGCCCGTAAACACGGCAACGGCATCACCGGCACATTTACCGTCCGCAAAATCGCGCGCGGCAATATTGGCGTGGAGCGTACTTTTCCAATACATTCTCCTCGTATTGAAAAAATTGAAATCGTACGGCACGAAACCGTCCGCCGTTCAAAACTGTATTATGTACGAGACCTTATCGGCAAGAAAGTGAAGCGCCGAAAAGCAACTCCAATTGAGCAGATGTTTGCCATGGAAGCGACGAAAGAAGAAGTGGCGGAGCCAGAGGAAGTAGCGGCAGAAGTTGAAGAAAATGTAGAAATACCAGAAGTAAAAGCCCAAGAAAAAGCAGGTGATGCTTCTACAAATATAGAATAA
- a CDS encoding 3D domain-containing protein, producing the protein MDFILSMINLLSIGRKSIFSIVASSPYGALAVLILVIFAFPQYSLGKTLTSSDEVLNGTWSVSPYAVASTLSTGSTPSINSPQSNSGQAPQPSLSQYVVINSTSIKSSSHPTSASTRKPTAKRMWLVATAYSSTPDQTDSTPFITANGTYVHNGIIAANFLRFGTRVRIPTIYGDRIFTVEDRMNARYSYRIDIWMQTREEAIQFGSRIIPIEIVSES; encoded by the coding sequence ATGGATTTCATCTTAAGTATGATAAATCTCTTATCAATAGGACGAAAAAGCATTTTCAGTATTGTTGCTTCAAGTCCCTACGGAGCTCTAGCAGTACTTATCTTAGTTATATTCGCATTTCCTCAGTATTCTCTTGGCAAGACGCTTACGTCTTCAGATGAAGTTCTTAACGGAACATGGAGCGTAAGTCCGTATGCAGTGGCTTCGACCCTTTCGACTGGTTCGACTCCTTCAATAAATTCCCCTCAATCTAATTCGGGTCAGGCACCACAACCCTCGCTTTCTCAATACGTAGTCATCAACTCTACAAGCATCAAATCATCCTCGCACCCAACAAGCGCGTCTACAAGAAAACCGACTGCAAAACGTATGTGGTTAGTTGCTACAGCATATTCTTCAACACCAGACCAAACCGATTCCACTCCTTTTATTACAGCAAATGGGACATACGTTCATAATGGTATTATTGCCGCGAACTTCTTACGCTTTGGCACAAGGGTTCGCATTCCTACAATCTACGGTGACAGAATCTTCACCGTTGAAGACAGGATGAACGCGCGTTATTCATACCGCATTGATATTTGGATGCAAACACGAGAAGAGGCTATACAATTTGGTTCGCGAATCATACCAATTGAAATAGTAAGCGAATCCTAA
- a CDS encoding DHH family phosphoesterase has translation MSLAMYEESFTSLFKAAYEEISKSKVVAIAVHKNPDGDAIGSMLGLADLIEKNLPRITVIRFSCDPVPGSMYFLAGAKKIVSTFPADADLIIGLDYGNVDRLGIPSQYLSKEVKMVTFDHHPVDRQSGYVMVIDSDCSSTAELLYLFARELELTISSDCAQCLLTGIFTDTGGFVHANTTARALSVTADLMEKGASISQIQQHVFAKPPHVLRAWGDIFSRTKLDETLKMVYASVSFSQFSGYDISQDELSGVVETLNTVEESRFAAFLLEYKEGRVKGSLRSEPFKGVDVSAIAKLLGGGGHKYASGFEVEGNVERVEEKLKEAARALLIND, from the coding sequence TTGTCTCTAGCTATGTACGAAGAATCATTCACCTCTTTGTTTAAAGCCGCCTACGAAGAAATATCCAAAAGCAAAGTCGTGGCTATTGCTGTTCATAAAAATCCGGACGGCGATGCTATTGGTTCAATGCTCGGGCTTGCGGATTTGATTGAAAAAAATTTGCCGCGGATAACCGTGATACGATTTTCTTGCGATCCCGTTCCCGGGAGCATGTATTTTTTGGCTGGCGCAAAAAAGATAGTTTCTACATTTCCTGCCGATGCCGATCTTATCATTGGTCTTGATTATGGAAATGTTGATCGGCTTGGCATTCCTAGTCAATATTTAAGCAAAGAAGTTAAGATGGTTACTTTTGATCATCACCCAGTTGATAGGCAGAGCGGCTATGTGATGGTTATTGATTCAGACTGCTCGTCAACAGCGGAGCTGTTGTATTTGTTTGCGCGGGAATTGGAGCTTACTATCTCAAGTGATTGCGCGCAGTGCTTGTTGACTGGTATTTTTACTGACACTGGCGGGTTTGTACATGCCAACACCACGGCGCGCGCGCTTTCCGTAACAGCGGATTTGATGGAAAAAGGCGCAAGCATTTCGCAAATTCAACAGCATGTATTTGCTAAACCTCCCCATGTACTGAGGGCTTGGGGAGATATTTTTAGCCGTACTAAGCTTGATGAGACGCTGAAAATGGTGTATGCTTCAGTATCCTTTTCGCAATTTTCTGGTTATGATATATCTCAAGATGAGCTGTCGGGAGTTGTTGAAACGCTAAACACGGTTGAGGAATCGCGCTTTGCCGCATTCTTGCTAGAGTATAAGGAGGGGCGGGTAAAGGGAAGCTTGCGCAGCGAGCCGTTTAAGGGAGTTGATGTGTCGGCAATTGCGAAATTGCTAGGAGGTGGTGGGCATAAATATGCTTCAGGGTTTGAAGTAGAAGGGAACGTTGAGCGGGTGGAAGAGAAATTGAAAGAGGCGGCGAGAGCTTTACTGATTAATGATTAA
- the rbfA gene encoding 30S ribosome-binding factor RbfA, whose product MPRRIERVQELIQREASSILHETFSPKDSIVTVTRVSVAQDLSTTKVFLSIYPFDRAKQILADLERVVPQIQSELNKRLFMKHVPRLIFRVDEVEKEAAETEKALRLLDTE is encoded by the coding sequence ATGCCTCGACGAATTGAAAGGGTACAAGAACTTATTCAGCGCGAAGCAAGCTCTATACTTCACGAAACCTTCTCGCCAAAGGATAGTATTGTAACGGTCACGCGCGTGAGCGTGGCGCAAGATTTAAGCACCACCAAAGTTTTTTTGAGCATCTATCCTTTTGATAGAGCAAAGCAAATACTTGCAGATTTAGAGCGTGTTGTTCCGCAGATTCAAAGCGAACTCAACAAGCGTTTATTCATGAAGCATGTTCCTCGATTGATTTTCCGTGTTGATGAAGTGGAGAAAGAAGCGGCGGAGACAGAGAAGGCGTTGCGATTGTTGGATACGGAGTAA
- the infB gene encoding translation initiation factor IF-2, producing the protein MDKVTKTTEDRLRQSSGGQAGASKQYKVGTRPPVVVILGHVDHGKTSILDYIRKSRVAEKETGGITQHVGAYQVLQKQQPITFLDTPGHEAFHAMRARGAHVADIALLVVAAEDGIKPQTKEAIQHIKQAAIPYIVVMNKMDKPAADAMKVKTQLLEEEVLVEGFGGTVPVVEVSAKTGAGIEELLDTILLLWEVEGTETRIEGPAKGAVIESFMDSRRGFAATLLVREGELRRQDIVATNSVSGKIKSMEDFLGRAVDVASTSMPVLVLGLQDAPEVGDKFEVFSTLEEAQAYTAEKSKKDQEGDVLDFSGDRKVLNLILKADVHGSLEAVHELVRALPSEHVILRVLFENVGDVNESDVKLASSGKAVIISFRVGVMPAAQNFAHQMGVTILSYDIIYNLVQGIREVMEEMLINEIVEVETGKLRVIALFRTEKNRMIVGGRVIEGEAKRGAHVSVMRNEEKIGEGKIIRIKIQDKDMEKVNKGDECGVLYEGGVRIEVGDVLEFFSVEKKKMTV; encoded by the coding sequence ATGGACAAAGTAACAAAAACAACTGAAGATCGCCTTCGCCAAAGTTCTGGCGGACAAGCTGGCGCATCGAAGCAATATAAGGTGGGCACGCGCCCGCCCGTTGTTGTTATTCTTGGTCACGTTGACCATGGCAAAACTTCTATTCTTGATTATATTCGTAAAAGCAGAGTGGCGGAAAAAGAAACAGGTGGCATCACTCAGCACGTAGGCGCGTATCAGGTGCTTCAAAAACAGCAACCTATTACTTTTTTGGATACCCCGGGGCATGAAGCGTTTCATGCCATGCGCGCGCGAGGCGCACATGTGGCAGATATCGCGCTTTTGGTGGTTGCGGCAGAGGACGGCATAAAACCACAAACTAAAGAAGCAATCCAGCACATCAAACAAGCGGCTATTCCGTACATTGTAGTTATGAACAAGATGGATAAGCCAGCAGCAGACGCAATGAAAGTAAAAACCCAGCTTTTAGAGGAAGAAGTCTTGGTTGAGGGATTTGGCGGCACTGTTCCTGTGGTAGAAGTATCTGCTAAAACAGGCGCTGGCATTGAGGAACTTTTGGACACCATACTTTTACTTTGGGAAGTTGAGGGCACGGAAACACGTATTGAGGGACCGGCTAAAGGCGCGGTGATTGAATCGTTTATGGATTCTCGCCGTGGTTTTGCTGCGACGTTGCTTGTGCGCGAAGGCGAGCTGCGCAGACAGGATATTGTGGCAACAAACTCCGTGTCTGGTAAAATTAAATCAATGGAAGATTTTTTGGGGCGCGCAGTTGATGTTGCTTCAACATCAATGCCCGTACTCGTGCTTGGTCTTCAAGACGCGCCTGAAGTTGGCGATAAATTTGAAGTATTTTCTACCCTTGAAGAAGCGCAAGCATACACAGCAGAAAAGTCTAAGAAAGATCAGGAAGGTGATGTGCTAGATTTTTCTGGAGATCGGAAAGTTCTAAATCTTATCCTAAAGGCAGATGTGCATGGCAGTTTGGAAGCAGTTCATGAGCTTGTGCGCGCCTTGCCGTCAGAGCATGTTATTCTCCGAGTGCTTTTTGAAAACGTTGGCGATGTAAACGAATCAGACGTTAAACTTGCCTCAAGCGGCAAGGCGGTGATTATTAGTTTTCGCGTAGGCGTTATGCCGGCCGCGCAAAACTTCGCGCATCAGATGGGAGTGACAATTTTATCATATGATATTATATACAACCTCGTGCAGGGCATACGTGAAGTAATGGAAGAAATGCTGATAAACGAAATAGTAGAGGTAGAGACTGGAAAACTGCGCGTTATAGCGCTTTTCCGCACAGAAAAGAATCGCATGATTGTCGGCGGCCGCGTGATAGAAGGCGAAGCCAAGCGCGGCGCACATGTAAGCGTCATGCGAAATGAAGAAAAAATTGGCGAAGGAAAAATCATTCGCATCAAGATTCAAGACAAAGACATGGAAAAAGTAAATAAAGGAGATGAGTGCGGTGTGCTGTACGAAGGAGGGGTTAGAATAGAAGTAGGTGATGTGTTGGAATTTTTCAGCGTGGAAAAGAAGAAGATGACAGTATAA
- a CDS encoding heavy metal translocating P-type ATPase, whose product MHPEIRQDYAGMCPECGMQLFAVEEPLDKLGARKSLEVKPQGKVHDRHAGHPASNAGHATGHGKTDSFLKKFWISLALTIPVILYSDVFQQFSPIKPPMFFGVEFLPLIFGSIVFFYGGWVFIRSAVQEIHARMPGMMTLIALAISSAYFYSVYSVLIGSSHTLFWELTTLITIMLLGHWIEMRAVQGAQGALKELSKLLPDTAEVVRGGNTTTIPLSELRESDVVVVRPGGRIPADGRVIDGSSHVDESMITGESMPVSKIVGAQVIAGTINGDGALKFSVASVGEHTFFAGVMRLVREAQASKSRLQILSDKAAYYLTIVAIGAGGVAFLAWIVLAGDVSMAFERLVAVLVIACPHALGLAVPLVASISTTMAARNGFLVRQRLALEMARNINIVLFDKTGTLTKGEYGVTNIWADSTPSTTSTEPVPSNVEGLGAGEQVNEKNVLQLAASVDAHSEHYISRALVNKAKQDNLSFFEVKDFSRVPGRGVSGIIDGRKILVGGAAILDGASVPSSMEKEIERESKKGKTIIYILRDNNVIGAFALADLIRDESREAIASLRQMGVKVGMLTGDSEDVASWVAHDLGIDEYFARVLPQDKAAKVKILQAKNVKVAMVGDGINDAPALVQADLGVAIGAGTNVAIESAGIILVKNDPRDIAKIITLSRLTYSKMVQNLFWAAGYNVVALPLAAGILAPWGIVLQPAVAAVLMSLSTVIVAFNAMLLRRNTL is encoded by the coding sequence ATGCATCCTGAAATACGTCAGGATTACGCCGGTATGTGCCCTGAATGTGGCATGCAGCTTTTTGCCGTGGAAGAACCCCTCGACAAGCTCGGGGCAAGAAAATCCCTTGAGGTTAAACCTCAAGGGAAGGTTCATGACCGTCACGCTGGCCACCCCGCTAGCAATGCAGGGCATGCTACGGGGCACGGCAAGACAGACAGTTTTCTAAAAAAGTTTTGGATTAGCCTCGCGCTTACTATTCCCGTCATTTTATACTCTGATGTTTTTCAACAATTTTCACCGATAAAACCGCCAATGTTTTTCGGGGTTGAATTTCTACCACTTATCTTTGGCTCCATAGTTTTTTTCTATGGCGGCTGGGTGTTCATTCGCAGTGCCGTACAGGAGATTCACGCGCGCATGCCAGGCATGATGACTTTGATTGCACTTGCTATTTCCTCGGCGTATTTTTACAGCGTATATTCAGTGCTAATTGGCAGCAGCCATACTCTTTTTTGGGAGCTGACCACACTTATCACTATCATGCTGCTTGGCCACTGGATTGAAATGCGCGCGGTGCAAGGCGCGCAGGGAGCGCTAAAAGAGCTTTCCAAACTTTTGCCAGATACGGCGGAGGTTGTGCGTGGTGGCAATACAACCACAATTCCTTTGTCCGAACTTCGTGAGAGCGATGTTGTAGTGGTGCGGCCGGGCGGAAGAATTCCGGCTGATGGAAGGGTTATTGATGGTTCCTCGCATGTTGATGAATCAATGATTACAGGTGAGTCCATGCCCGTGTCTAAAATTGTCGGCGCGCAAGTTATAGCAGGAACGATTAACGGCGATGGCGCGCTAAAGTTTAGCGTGGCAAGTGTTGGCGAACACACTTTTTTTGCCGGCGTGATGCGTCTCGTGCGGGAAGCGCAAGCGTCAAAATCGCGCTTGCAGATTCTTTCCGACAAGGCGGCGTATTATTTAACAATTGTCGCGATTGGCGCGGGAGGCGTGGCGTTTTTGGCATGGATTGTTCTTGCTGGCGATGTAAGCATGGCCTTTGAACGGTTGGTAGCGGTACTGGTGATTGCCTGTCCGCACGCGCTTGGGCTCGCGGTTCCGCTAGTTGCGTCCATTTCTACAACAATGGCGGCGCGCAATGGATTTTTAGTGCGCCAGCGTTTGGCGCTTGAGATGGCGCGTAATATCAATATTGTTTTATTTGATAAAACAGGAACACTGACAAAAGGCGAGTACGGAGTTACAAATATTTGGGCGGATTCGACCCCCTCGACCACTTCGACAGAGCCTGTCCCGAGCAATGTCGAGGGACTCGGGGCAGGCGAGCAAGTAAATGAGAAAAATGTTTTACAGCTCGCCGCGTCTGTTGATGCTCATTCCGAGCACTATATTTCTCGAGCATTAGTAAATAAAGCCAAGCAAGATAATCTTAGTTTCTTTGAGGTTAAAGATTTTTCGCGCGTTCCAGGTAGGGGCGTTAGCGGTATTATTGATGGTCGTAAGATTTTAGTCGGCGGCGCCGCGATTTTAGATGGGGCATCAGTTCCATCAAGTATGGAAAAAGAAATTGAACGGGAAAGTAAAAAGGGAAAAACGATTATTTATATTCTTCGCGACAATAATGTTATAGGCGCGTTCGCGCTTGCCGATCTTATTCGCGATGAGTCGCGCGAAGCAATTGCTTCTCTAAGGCAAATGGGGGTGAAGGTCGGCATGCTCACAGGAGATTCGGAGGATGTAGCGAGTTGGGTGGCGCATGACCTTGGCATTGATGAATATTTCGCGAGAGTACTGCCGCAAGATAAGGCAGCAAAAGTAAAGATACTGCAAGCTAAAAATGTTAAAGTGGCGATGGTGGGCGATGGCATCAATGACGCGCCAGCTTTAGTACAGGCTGATTTGGGTGTAGCGATTGGAGCTGGCACAAATGTAGCCATTGAATCTGCTGGCATAATTCTTGTAAAGAATGATCCGCGCGACATTGCAAAAATTATCACGCTTTCGCGTCTGACGTATAGCAAGATGGTGCAAAATCTTTTTTGGGCGGCGGGGTATAACGTAGTAGCGCTTCCTCTTGCCGCGGGTATTCTCGCGCCTTGGGGAATAGTATTGCAGCCGGCGGTTGCCGCGGTGCTAATGTCATTAAGTACTGTGATTGTAGCGTTCAACGCGATGTTGTTGAGGAGGAATACATTGTAG